In a single window of the Globicephala melas chromosome 10, mGloMel1.2, whole genome shotgun sequence genome:
- the SLC25A3 gene encoding solute carrier family 25 member 3: MFSSVAHLARANPFNAPHLQLVQDGLAGPRSNPAGTPGPPRRSRKLAAASVEEYSCEYGSAKFYALCGFGGVLSCGLTHTAVVPLDLVKCRMQVDPQKYKGIFNGFSVTLKEDGVRGLAKGWAPTFIGYSMQGLCKFGFYEVFKVLYSNMLGEENAYLWRTSLYLAASASAEFFADIALAPMEAAKVRIQTQPGYANTLRDAAPKMYKEEGIKAFYKGVAPLWMRQIPYTMMKFACFERTVEALYKFVVPKPRSECSKPEQLVVTFVAGYIAGVFCAIVSHPADSVVSVLNKEKGSSASLVLQRLGFRGVWKGLFARIIMIGTLTALQWFIYDSVKVYFRLPRPPPPEMPESLKKKLGYTE, from the exons ATGTTCTCGTCCGTGGCGCACTTGGCGCGGGCGAACCCCTTCAACGCACCCCACCTGCAGTTGGTGCAAGATGGTCTCGCGGGCCCCCGCAGCAACCCCGCCGGGACCCCGGGCCCACCCCGTCGCTCCCGCAAGCTGGCAGCCGCCTCTGTGGAAG AGTACAGTTGTGAATATGGCTCTGCGAAGTTTTACGCACTGTGTGGCTTTGGTGGGGTCTTAAGTTGTGGTCTGACACACACTGCTGTTGTTCCTCTGGATTTAGTGAAATGCCGTATGCAG GTGGACCCACAAAAGTACAAGGGCATATTTAATGGATTCTCAGTTACACTCAAAGAAGATGGTGTTCGTGGTTTGGCCAAAGGATGGGCTCCGACTTTCATTGGCTACTCTATGCAAGGGCTCTGCAAATTTGGCTTTTATGAAGTCTTCAAAGTTTTGTATAGCAACATGCTTGGAGAG GAGAATGCCTATCTCTGGCGCACATCACTATATTTGGCTGCCTCTGCCAGTGCTGAATTCTTTGCTGACATTGCTCTGGCTCCTATGGAAGCTGCTAAGGTTCGAATTCAAACCCAACCAGGATATGCTAACACTTTGAGGGATGCAGCTCCCAAAATGTATAAGGAAGAAGGCATAAAGGC ATTCTACAAGGGGGTTGCTCCTCTCTGGATGAGACAGAtaccatacaccatgatgaagttcGCCTGCTTTGAACGTACTGTTGAAGCATTGTACAAGTTTGTGGTTCCCAAGCCCCGAAGTGAATGTTCAAAGCCAGAGCAGCTGGTTGTCACATTTGTGGCAGGTTACATAG CTGGAGTCTTCTGTGCCATTGTTTCTCACCCTGCTGATTCTGTGGTGTCTGTGTTGAATAAAGAGAAGGGTAGCAGTGCGTCTCTGGTCCTCCAGAGACTTGGATTTagag GTGTATGGAAGGGACTCTTTGCCCGTATCATCATGATTGGCACTCTGACTGCACTGCAGTGGTTCATCTATGACTCCGTGAAGGTCTACTTCAGGCTCCCTCGCCCTCCTCCCCCTGAGATGCCAGAATCTCTGAAGAAGAAGCTTGGGTACACTGAGTAG